A single Corticium candelabrum chromosome 16, ooCorCand1.1, whole genome shotgun sequence DNA region contains:
- the LOC134192035 gene encoding vacuolar protein sorting-associated protein 26C-like — protein sequence MATVQIRLKKANKVYREGDMLKGVVAITSKGDLQHQGITLFVEGSVSLQLSAKSVGLFEAFYNSLKPIQLLDSSLELVKPGKIPGGTEIPFEFPLKPKQGKSLYETYHGVFVNIQYLVRCEVRRSLLAKDLVKQQEFIVQYKDPSLSQGLERKVVEFRVSPESLDNVKERESVPRFLVTGHLDSASCVITEPLTGELIVEHSAIPIKSIELQLIRVETCGCAEGYAKDATEIQNIQIAEGDVCRGLPIPIHMIFPRLFTCPTLATNNFKVEFEVNTVIVLQDDHLITENFPIKLTRF from the coding sequence ATGGCGACTGTTCAGATCAGGCTGAAGAAGGCGAACAAGGTATATCGGGAAGGCGATATGTTGAAGGGAGTGGTTGCTATCACTAGTAAAGGCGACTTGCAACATCAAGGAATCACGTTATTTGTGGAAGGCTCCGTTAGTCTCCAACTCAGTGCGAAGAGCGTAGGGCTTTTCGAAGCGTTTTACAATTCGTTGAAGCCAATCCAACTGCTAGACAGCAGTCTTGAATTAGTGAAGCCTGGAAAGATACCAGGAGGGACAGAAATTCCGTTCGAGTTTCCTCTAAAGCCGAAGCAAGGCAAATCTTTGTATGAAACATACCATGGGGTATTTGTCAACATTCAGTATCTTGTGCGATGCGAAGTTCGGCGCTCATTGCTGGCGAAAGATTTAGTGAAACAGCAAGAGTTTATTGTTCAGTACAAAGATCCGTCACTGTCTCAGGGATTGGAAAGAAAAGTAGTGGAATTTCGTGTGTCTCCGGAATCTCTAGATAATGTGAAGGAGAGAGAAAGTGTTCCTAGATTTCTGGTGACTGGTCACTTAGATTCAGCGTCCTGCGTTATCACAGAGCCATTGACAGGTGAATTGATAGTTGAACATTCTGCTATACCCATTAAATCTATTGAACTACAACTAATTCGAGTTGAAACATGTGGGTGTGCTGAGGGCTATGCTAAGGATGCCACTGAGATACAGAACATACAAATTGCAGAAGGAGATGTCTGTCGAGGTCTTCCTATTCCTATTCACATGATATTCCCCAGGTTGTTTACCTGTCCTACTCTTGCAACAAACAACTTCAAAGTGGAATTTGAAGTCAACACTGTGATTGTGCTGCAAGACGACCATCTCATCACCGAGAATTTTCCAATTAAGCTGACTCGTTTTTAG
- the LOC134191803 gene encoding katanin p60 ATPase-containing subunit A-like 2 codes for MTFWSEDPKDSLGSSEVFRFRDHYKINRKSDGMLTTYVRAALNTMLQSHLKLAIFKADIGKIYPQLFTGILSPWKGLLLYGPPGTGKTLLAKAVATECNTTFFNISASTIVSKWRGDSEKLVRVLFELARFHAPSTIFIDELESIMSQRGFSGSGEHEGSRRMKTELLVQMDGLAKSSEMVFLLAASNLPWELDHAMLRRLEKRILVDLPTCEVRQAMFQHHLPPKLPGALEMHTKLQYDILAKATEGYSGSDIHLLCKEAAMRPLRKVFDRLEGLQSVDDADITDYLKVDPVLQEDVEAALVHTKPSAQRLKHKYIEWQRDYESV; via the exons ATGACCTTCTGGAGTGAAGATCCCAAAGATTCTCTTGGCAGT TCAGAAGTATTCAGGTTTAGAGACCATTATAAGATCAACAGAAAGTCTGATGGCATGCTGACAACTTACGTCCGAGCTGCCCTTAACACAATGCTACAATCTCACCTGAAGCTTGCTATTTTTAAAGCTGACATTGGTAAGATA TATCCTCAACTATTTACTGGAATATTGTCACCGTGGAAAGGCTTATTACTATATGGTCCACCAG GAACTGGCAAGACATTACTCGCAAAAGCGGTGGCAACAGAATGTAATACGACATTTTTCAACATCTCAGCATCAACTATTGTGAGTAAATGGCGAGGAGATTCGGAAAAGCTTGTGAGA GTGCTATTTGAACTTGCACGTTTCCATGCTCCATCAACAATTTTTATAGATGAACTAGAGTCAATTATGTCTCAGAGAGGTTTCAGTGGAAG TGGTGAACATGAAGGAAGCAGGAGAATGAAGACGGAGCTGCTGGTACAGATGGATGGGCTTGCAAAGAGTTCAGAAATGGTTTTTCTTCTTGCTGCTTCTAATTTGCCTTG gGAATTAGATCACGCAATGCTTCGTCGACTTGAGAAGCGAATATTGGTTGATCTTCCTACCTGTGAAGTTCGCCAAGCAATGTTTCAACATCATCTACCACCAAAATTGCCAGGAGCATTGGAAATGCACACAAAACTTCAATATGATATTCTTGCTAAG GCAACTGAAGGTTACTCTGGTTCAGACATACACTTGTTATGTAAAGAGGCTGCAATGCGTCCTCTTAGGAAAGTGTTTGATCGACTTGAAGGCCTCCAATCAG TGGACGATGCTGATATCACTGATTACCTTAAGGTTGACCCAGTCTTACAAGAGGATGTAGAGGCAGCATTGGTTCATACCAAACCATCTGCACAACGTCTGAAGCACAAGTACATCGAATGGCAACGTGATTATGAGTCTGTTtaa